The genomic window TATCCAAAACAGTGTTTTGGCTCATAATTTTTATGCTGTGAACGGTTAGCTTAAGATGAGCGCTTACGGGGAAATAGATGAGTACAAAAAATCTAGTATTTTGGACACCTAGACCCCCAACTTGATaccaatagattttttttataggaaataaaatattaaaaatattatgaatacctaGTCCATAAACATcaattgtatgttaaaaacaATGCAGGccacttcaaataattataaatattatttaataaattatttttggttttatatgacttcaaatcaattgttttaaattaataaaaaatcttattttctaattatacctaatattattaagagcaTGCCAAACCCGCATGCGTTGTCTTGTCTCTACTTATATACACGTAAGTGCGTATCATACCTAGTTAAAAACTATTCTACAAGGGATAACTTTTGTAATGAAGCGAAATAGACAAGcttgcaaaatatataatatgtttttactttcTTTGCACTACTATGTGATCTACCATTCATACATTTTGCGCATAAGGTCTGGATTACTACTCtcttatatgtgtatatgtatacacatgaTTATGCATATATGGGCCTATggcatatacatataaggattttattatgtagtaaATTAACTCACCCTTATTTGATTGTCAGTTTTGGCTTGTCAGGTATACGATGAATGCAGGAATAAGAGataggtttaatattaatcagacacaactaatatatattattgatattaaaaaaaaaaaatacttttattatttagagtacaaaaatactattatttaatgatatatattatttagcccTTAACGTGTGACCGCCACCAAAAACGCACACAGGGAGAGTGTCGTTGTGTCCACTGACATGGTCGATGTCTCGATAGGTATCGCTTAGAGCCGGTgggattgtttattttagataaagacaaagacataacaatatttaaccaATGGCCACTGCAGATGTCTATAATCACATAAACATCCGTgcgactgtataatatatataatagtatgcgGTGTATATATGAAGGATTATAATGATGCATTGATGCCCCTTTTTTCAGTATTACTTAGTTATGAGTTATAACTGTTATGAGAATTGAGAAGTTGGCAAGTGTCTATCATCATTACTCTTTACCCCCTTAGTTTGAAAACttaaggttttttatttttatttttttcatttaattatttttattttttttattttttttttatttatttaagcatatttacaatctatacattttgtacaataagtaaatttgataACAGTGAATAGTAATGATTGAATGTCTTGAATATCTTGAGGGGGGAAAACCgtccaatttaattattaaaaaatattggttactagtttattattaccaaaaaataaaaacgctaCAACACAGAAGTTATTCCCAatacgatttataattttggtgaTTCTGAAATAAATATCGAGGGACTAAAGTCATCCCGCgcaaaacagttttaaacTATGTTACATGTGCAGAAGACAGAGACAACACATTTGAGTGTGGGGTcctcttaataattttaatttgtgctGAAAGCTTCCCTTATTAAGctcaacttaaattattattagataataactCAGGACTCAGACCGGATGAATCCGGTTATATGATTTAGTCATTTAGAATATTCCAagttctgtaaaaaaaaaaaaaacattgattttttaagtgtGTCAAATTTACACTGCGATAAAAAAGCTATTGAATAAAAACCCTATAGTAAAGCAAATACAGTGTTTACTAGTTAGTAATTGTGGACAGGAGAATGCTCACGGGGGCAGTCATATCCggatattgtttaaaatcgtCATGATATCAACGATTATTATGTACCAATTTATCAGCATTAAGATTGTACTGATACTTTTGAAACGaccgtttaaaaatatttattgcatatatcGCAGTATTTAAGGCAGTCATTAGGTTTAACTAAAGTAAATAGTACTAGCATTGATTACTGAATAGTCTATTCTATAGACTATGATTAATGGTACTAGGGATAAAAAaggaaactttttaaaaacattattcgggTCACTATTTTTGTATTCTAATGAAGtggatgaaaaatattttgccacaaaatctaaaatatttacaaaacaaaaaacattcaacattTCAAACTCTATAtggcaataataaatattttaagaataacgATTGCTCTTTGCAagacagaaatatttttattctcacAATCTCACCTATGAATGATTTTTGTAGCTTGTACTCAGTCCTACAGAAAAATTGgtgaaagaaaatatttgtattcgcAACGTTTTTTGACGTCcgcaattagtatttttataacataactcGTTTCcgcaattgttatattatattataataccttttgACCTGAATAATTTGTCCACAACTATCGTATGTATCCAGCAAatagatatacataattatcttCAATCGGATTTACCGTATGcctaaattacataatatattactcatCACTGACTACTGAGTCATCAGTCAtcatacaataacataatactcaagtattatacatttatgcctATTTTACAGCCGTCTAACTGtatgaataatgtatataattgtattatgaattatgatactttatttataacaatactatattttacattctaATCAACGTATTTTTCAtcttataaatcataacaaaGTGTAATTGTTCacataactattattgatATGAAAATTACAATCCTGGATATATTGGTACTTGTATGGCTGTGCAAAATTTTGTAGTATCGAGTCATTTATTCCGTAAATGTAATaggtttttatacattatagttcATAGTGTTGTACATTATTGGTTATATGCGTAATAATTGTacgataataattcatatctaacaatatacctaaaataaaattataatctattgttAGATTActttattacgttattattattgtatttaaatatatattttataactttgaaaaaGACTATaggcatattaattaataggtgGATAGTTGAATTGTAACTATCTTCTGAaaactaaaagtattttttataaatataggcaagtacaatgaataaaataaaaaaaaaatatatttttaatacattttttatattatatttgctgTACCTATAATGgctttcaaaattattgtggGCACTAATTTTTAGTGTGCACCCCCGGAACCAAAAGTCTGCTCACGCCTATGAATATAACCAATAACCATTATTGTTAAACAAATCTTTActagttatttatgtttaaaagaaattttaaatttgaataatcctataaatattatgcttttataacttattgtaGATTTAAACTCAACATAGATCGTActctataaatacaaattaaaatatacaaactatatttacaatgatatagatatatttaagcAAATAGGCAATGCCCGTTTGTTGGTTTgtcgtaattttttattaaatgtgccaattaaaatattcaatattggagtataaatcaatatattttcaattttataactaacacAAAATTCAGCggtacacatataataataataaaaaacaaccaaGAAATGTGTCTAAATTACATGTATTTACAGTTTagcgatttattttaaatatattttgtgattatgAAGTTCAAAgtgcatatttattaaacattcatCATCAGATGAAATCATTAACCTTGCATAACCTTGTATTTGATAAAACCTGTAGGTACATTATGAATTTGATAAATCTCTTAGTACCTATATGCTGCTTAAAAGATTATGCATGGGTAGTCTCTATATCTCATGTTTTCTGTCATTCAATTCACGAGGAGTAATggttctaatataaataagtattttttagttttaatcgCTTCCAATGTCAATTTAACTTCTCGgtgttattcaaaatttaaatgaattgattttaatacttgATTTTTGACACACTTAATGAGCAGAGAAACCAGATAATATGTCATTCATTAAGTCGTCTCCAgtgacacatattataatcgcaCTAGTGTTTTTAGTATCAGGTCTTACTGTCAACTtgttacagttattattttttatagtcttGTGGCCACTACACAAAGAgcttttcagaaaaattaactactatttttcatacattatttactCAGGTTAGTACACATTTTgcttagttatttaaataatcataataaatatgttcattttgataaaataataaatgtatgtatataatatacttacttaagCAATCTTCAAAATACaaatcgatttaaaatttcaattttataattttaaaaaatagatcaaCTCTTTATAACAGttgaacattttgaattactaTCGATAGATGCTTCCTTTCGTCACGTTTTTCAAATCTAGTACAAACGTTTACAAACTTATACTTATTGTGTTGTTgacgtataaaaattataaatgtcttttataaaaaagtaaaaaaaaaaataagaattaaaaatagactgttaataacatatataatttgtaatatttaattaaatataatgtaggtaagttgattcaattataatataattaaaaatagataattcgtaatttcaatataatatacactggtGATGTATATTCGTACCTATATttcataaagaaaatattaatatttaaagtcatattaattgtgttgatatttttctattgcTCATAGAACTCGTTTTCCTATCCGATTGGTGGGCTGGTGtgcaatattacttttatgtgGACAAAgatgattacaataattactttGGCAAAGAACACgcgatattcattattaaccaCAAGTATGAAATTGACTGGCTAACTGCTTGGGTCGTTAACGATCGAATCGGTGGTATTCTCGgggtaagttttttttttgttatctccGACTGATTCTTAGTCAAAATAAGAactagaaattaattaaacatgtttttaaaattatttcattatttaacaaGAACTGCAAAGCATTCGCGAAAAATAGTCTCAAGTACATGCCCGTAATTGGTTGGGCTTGGTGGTTTGGCGAATTTTTATTCCTTCAGAGAGACTTGGTAAAAGACAAGTACACAATAGAAACTAAGCTTAAAACATTGTTCGAATATGAAAACCCAGTCACGgtattttttacattcattaaaaatgtatgctatagctagtatgataatattttaaagtttgtgTTTCGAAATGTTCCGGCAGATGTTACTATATGCAGAAGGTACCAGatttacaaaagaaaaacaagAAGCCAGCATTAAGTTCGCCAGAACAAAAGGACTACCGGAGTTAAAAGAACACTTGTTGCCGAGGACTAAAGGTTTTAGCATTGGATTACCTCATTTTAGACACAATTTGCCAGCCGTCTATAATGTTCAAATTGCTTTTAGAAGgtatgtgataaaatatagCTAAATACGTTTTAGTCAAAATTTAGTCATCAGTAGTACATTATGGCTGCTGGCAGCATCGCAGCGAGCTATAgcgtatttagtatttatgtcACCGATACTTGTAACCTATCTAACACACTTCTTTTCAATATAACTTGCAAATGCAGAGAAGAAAAACCATCGTTGAGAGCATTATTAAATGGTCAACGGTTAGAAGCGCATGTATACATAGAAAGAATACCTATTGAACAAGTTCCAGAAAACGACAAAGAATGTGACAAATGGATGTACGAATTGTACgagaaaaaagtaataattcatattttatacataattatctgcttgattttcagaaatattttgaacatcttcaatcaaaaataacgtaaataggttaggtatacttaaaataaattattgaacaggtacacatttacattatataaatgtatactatacaataactTAAGATTGAAGTAACCAATTTTTAATACCACATTAACCTTTACGTCTgatatccaaaaaaaaaaaattttaattaattttaacttaaaaaatcacaaaataacttgaataaaattatactaaaaaagaatgtatacctacatattatattcgttatcaaactaaatttataaaatgaagataataataccgattcataattaattaaactcgTTCTACCTAATCTAACACtaaaacatatacctatataaactatGTAGGATGTTTTAATGTCTTATGTCATTATTGTCATTACTCGTAACTCataagctataaaaataatagttaaaaattaaaacaagtatACCCGATAGGCTACGAGACAACGCTATacctatttaacttttttccaatttttttttcacagaaTATTGTTCTAAATACCTTCCTTAATGGCTCAATGTcaccaattttcaaaattttgatttcaaaGAGTTGAAATcggtaataatacatttttaaaaactaaaatataataaaataaatcagattattttaccaactatataaaaactacaatatagcacattattttatcttatccagcgcgtagtaaaaaaaattgatataaatgaAACTTTAggattagaaattataaacttacgtacacatctcgcggggtcAGCAATCCACCCCAGGTGGATACCTGcagataatatactgctcgcaTAATCATAATAGAGAGTCTCACGGGCAACGCCAAGCGGatgaattactataatataatctgaCTAACTAACTGACTGATAAATGTATAGAGCCTGAAGccctgaacaatgatagatcgagGCTTGTAATTTAAACGGTACGTTCGTAGTGTTCGTACCATAAATAtagtgtgcaataagaaagcattttacaaaattcgcattttaaagtggtgcttgtacgatttttttgagatttaatatggtcaatgaaaatgtcaaagttttgaacaccgttaataacaaattaattaaagttcgaattttattatagaattggcatttttaacgggcaacaaAGTAcacggggtcagctagtattataatacatagatagtattattattataagagctaaataataaatgtgatcaatttttataaaacataattaaaataagatatatattttttgaatagatTTGTAAGTATCTTactactgttttatttttcttaatataattatttggttttaaatatatttaatcaacagGATAAAATGATGGTCAGCTTCTTTAACACAGGAGATTGGTTTAAAGAAAGTGGCGTAAAGCCACTGGAGAAATTTGTTCCACCATTACGTTATTAtagtcttataaatataatattatggtcaaTCTTAATTTTGGTACCATTTTTCTACTTTACATTTAACGTATTGATTTCGGGAAATTTACttcatatattaatgttgatgGTACCACTTGGTTTACGtaagtttaatattcaaacaatcataacatttcataaaatgttatgaataatttatcaataaatataattcaaaatattttatttacagtttatgTAATCTTGTCCAAATTGATGAGCGTTTCTGAAATAGGCAAGACGTCATCAGAATACGgtacagacaaaaaaaaaacaaaataactacaaattaatgaaataaaaaaaaatgttaaaattagttttgaaaCTATAAGtttcaagttaaaaatgttaatttaaatcataagtcATAGTTATTGTCATATAGCTATACTATAGCAAGATATTctaatatgtgttttaattattttgacattaactattaaaattttaatttattttttttaaatatattataatttataggcatctactaatcaataatttaaatgcgtataattattcaatacacaatattatagtttacattcataataaaacttttgagTGAAATCGTTTGGTTAagtttgcatttattatactataacttgttacattaattttatttttaatatacttgtacaatacccataagtatttttttgaagtttgGAGAAATTTTAGCTGGATACTTTTTATTTCGACAATTAAAGTTAGAGATATAAGACCTGACGTATGTGTTGCTAAAATTCTCAGATGGGTCACCCATCCGGAAACTAGCAAAGAATCGCTAACTTATCCACTGCGCTACGTCATGTCCcctagctatattataattattgtaagtgtGGGTTTCATAAATGTTCATTAGTGATTTACATAGCCATTAACAAAGTAATGgtcagttaaaaaatattgcttgTTGCTTGAAcgctgtattaaaatataaatttttatcagctaccttttttgttttattaagaaataataatattacattttttaaatatttataaattaataatcgatactagataaaatttttaagcattaatcattataatcaaataaaattaaaaatatgatataatttaattggtaaCCACGGTaagtaatcaataaaatacaaatattttatgcaactcTTTAAGCAATTATAACGTTACAAATGTGTTAATGTATTTACCGACAAGTTTTTATGCAACCCACCACCCTAAGAGTAtactatcattaaattaattaaatcctaggtttaacaaacaataatattataattgaataatcattatttcttGTCACCGTCATGATATCCTGGCTTTGATTTGTACCCGGGTAGATCGACTATcaattgacaataataattgtacattattatgataaattaaataactcaatagtataatatatttattaaaattaaaaaatacaatatataaaacaacagtatttaacaaaaaaaaatttaagtatttttaatactatataaacattaacgaaaaatttaaaacacaaagtttaaaatttaaatattgcagAAAATACAAATGCATTCGTATaggaaatatatcaaatacttaatttatatttacaattaacattaaaacagatgaattatataaagaaaaaataaatgattgatgattcaaaacttatttgacaataaaaaaggttaaattaattataaataataatgttgtaattgtacgatttttaaaaatattaagctaaataattattttgaattttaatttaaaaattgataatctccatattttaaaatacaaattaaaaaaacattttttaatttttttaattttaagtacaaatatttaaattaaaacaaagtaGACATCATGTTTggttttataggtatatcattacGCATAAGGaaagaatttaaaacttgatgtgaataacataatatattataatcattataatccatgtaaataaatttatcgttTTTCTTTGAGTCTATACATTCagaatttagaattaatattatactgtgtagATACGTACATTTCTTGTTGAAGGTATTTCGCGTCTCTaaacaatttcttttaaaaaactatatcaaTTTTACCATAAAGTGAAttcaatttatgttatatccCTCTAATTTCTAAATAAGTTCAATATTCTAAACGATAAATTCTTCAATTggttttagaattatataaaggTACTGCAACATTTCTTTGGCACTTTTggtgtattatttacaaagatttaataacaaactaataagcactaaattttataatttatttta from Aphis gossypii isolate Hap1 chromosome 1, ASM2018417v2, whole genome shotgun sequence includes these protein-coding regions:
- the LOC126549064 gene encoding 1-acyl-sn-glycerol-3-phosphate acyltransferase delta-like isoform X2, whose product is MSFIKSSPVTHIIIALVFLVSGLTVNLLQLLFFIVLWPLHKELFRKINYYFSYIIYSELVFLSDWWAGVQYYFYVDKDDYNNYFGKEHAIFIINHKYEIDWLTAWVVNDRIGGILGMLLYAEGTRFTKEKQEASIKFARTKGLPELKEHLLPRTKGFSIGLPHFRHNLPAVYNVQIAFRREEKPSLRALLNGQRLEAHVYIERIPIEQVPENDKECDKWMYELYEKKDKMMVSFFNTGDWFKESGVKPLEKFVPPLRYYSLINIILWSILILVPFFYFTFNVLISGNLLHILMLMVPLGLLYVILSKLMSVSEIGKTSSEYGTDKKKTK
- the LOC126549064 gene encoding 1-acyl-sn-glycerol-3-phosphate acyltransferase delta-like isoform X1, with translation MSFIKSSPVTHIIIALVFLVSGLTVNLLQLLFFIVLWPLHKELFRKINYYFSYIIYSELVFLSDWWAGVQYYFYVDKDDYNNYFGKEHAIFIINHKYEIDWLTAWVVNDRIGGILGNCKAFAKNSLKYMPVIGWAWWFGEFLFLQRDLVKDKYTIETKLKTLFEYENPVTMLLYAEGTRFTKEKQEASIKFARTKGLPELKEHLLPRTKGFSIGLPHFRHNLPAVYNVQIAFRREEKPSLRALLNGQRLEAHVYIERIPIEQVPENDKECDKWMYELYEKKDKMMVSFFNTGDWFKESGVKPLEKFVPPLRYYSLINIILWSILILVPFFYFTFNVLISGNLLHILMLMVPLGLLYVILSKLMSVSEIGKTSSEYGTDKKKTK